A DNA window from Pseudomonas resinovorans NBRC 106553 contains the following coding sequences:
- a CDS encoding DUF4810 domain-containing protein, translated as MRMESRTPLFPLMLLAVCAGLAGCAGPQPLYQWEGYQTQVREYFKGEPREAQVEALEQGLQKIRAKGGAVPPGYHAQLGLLYSGMGRDDQMVQQFETEKALFPESTAYMDFLLDNAGQGGKP; from the coding sequence ATGCGCATGGAATCAAGGACCCCGCTGTTTCCGCTGATGCTGCTGGCGGTCTGCGCGGGCCTCGCCGGCTGCGCCGGACCGCAGCCGCTGTACCAGTGGGAGGGCTACCAAACCCAGGTTCGCGAGTACTTCAAGGGAGAACCTCGGGAGGCCCAGGTCGAAGCACTTGAGCAGGGGCTGCAGAAGATCAGGGCCAAGGGCGGCGCTGTGCCGCCGGGCTATCACGCCCAGTTGGGCTTGCTCTATAGCGGCATGGGTCGTGATGACCAGATGGTGCAACAGTTCGAGACGGAAAAGGCACTCTTTCCCGAGTCCACCGCCTATATGGACTTCCTGCTGGACAACGCCGGGCAAGGAGGCAAGCCATGA
- a CDS encoding NAD(P)/FAD-dependent oxidoreductase, with translation MSTRTPEGNVMVVENKQVDLLVVGGGAAGLSAALTAERRGLSCQVLEAQERLGGRLWSIRSDADAMWVDLGGQLVNGDMSRVLRIARDAGLHLAPVAGTGAVKTVLADDRVYRDLARNSEGWMDMLLTPELVARAQAATSAPTLSEVLDWLNLDQQEAQLIRSTICEMFGHPAEALDGLGAILETQTFRSQRSDIEFQFRRGFSGIIEQLASSLRQAPLLQTPVHAISRHGERIIARTDAGEWSAAHLVIAVPPPVVRHIQLDLDDVDSHLTAALDSFVGGELIKFILTFDTPFWRYTGLSGQVEYLEPAGLNLVDGSLDDGSHPRLVAFLGGPLARQWAGQSAGWRRQALLDLMAKAFGEQVYQVRSVHEGNWVDHRWCAGAYNSHIRAGGMSDACEYLASWGKGIAFAGAEYAASYRGFVEGALDSGEKAVLRLLDAAG, from the coding sequence ATGTCAACCAGAACGCCGGAGGGCAACGTGATGGTGGTGGAGAACAAGCAGGTGGACCTGCTGGTGGTGGGGGGCGGCGCGGCCGGCTTGTCGGCGGCGCTGACAGCCGAGCGTCGGGGCCTCAGCTGCCAAGTGCTGGAAGCCCAGGAGCGCCTGGGCGGACGACTCTGGTCGATCCGTTCCGACGCGGACGCCATGTGGGTGGACCTGGGAGGCCAACTGGTCAACGGCGACATGAGCCGGGTACTGCGCATCGCCCGGGATGCCGGCCTGCACCTCGCCCCGGTCGCCGGCACCGGCGCGGTGAAGACGGTACTGGCCGATGACCGTGTCTACCGTGACCTTGCGCGTAACAGCGAAGGCTGGATGGACATGCTGCTGACCCCGGAACTGGTGGCGCGGGCACAAGCCGCCACATCTGCGCCCACACTCAGCGAGGTGCTGGACTGGCTGAACCTGGACCAGCAGGAGGCGCAACTGATCCGCAGCACCATCTGCGAGATGTTCGGCCACCCGGCCGAGGCCCTGGACGGGCTGGGCGCCATCCTCGAAACCCAGACCTTCCGCTCCCAGCGCAGCGATATCGAATTCCAGTTCCGCCGTGGCTTCAGCGGCATCATCGAGCAACTGGCCAGCAGCTTGCGCCAAGCGCCGCTGCTGCAGACGCCGGTCCACGCCATCAGCCGGCATGGCGAGCGCATCATCGCCCGCACCGACGCCGGCGAATGGTCGGCCGCCCACCTGGTGATCGCGGTGCCGCCGCCGGTGGTCCGGCATATCCAGCTCGACCTGGACGACGTCGACTCGCACCTGACGGCCGCCCTGGACAGTTTCGTCGGCGGTGAACTGATCAAGTTCATCCTCACCTTCGACACCCCCTTCTGGCGCTACACCGGCCTCAGCGGCCAGGTGGAATACCTGGAACCCGCCGGCCTGAACCTGGTGGACGGCAGCCTCGACGACGGCAGTCACCCGCGCCTGGTGGCCTTTCTCGGCGGCCCACTGGCCCGGCAATGGGCCGGGCAGTCCGCCGGCTGGCGCCGCCAGGCCCTGCTGGACCTGATGGCGAAAGCCTTCGGCGAGCAGGTCTACCAGGTACGCTCGGTGCACGAAGGCAACTGGGTCGACCACCGCTGGTGCGCCGGCGCCTACAACTCCCATATCCGCGCCGGCGGCATGAGCGACGCCTGCGAATACCTGGCCAGCTGGGGCAAAGGCATCGCCTTCGCCGGCGCCGAGTACGCAGCCAGCTACAGAGGCTTTGTGGAAGGCGCGCTGGACAGTGGGGAGAAGGCGGTTCTGCGGTTGCTGGATGCGGCAGGCTAA
- a CDS encoding DUF799 domain-containing protein, with amino-acid sequence MKFRLLKGVACVALAVMFAGCAEVRTIDYSAFKESRPRSVVVLPPLNESPDVQATYGLLSQVTVPLAEAGYYVLPVALVDETFRQNGLTASGDIHQVEPAKLREIFGADAALYLSVKEYGTSYKLIASETAVTVGARLVDTKTGVALWTGSARASSEENNQNSGGLVGMLVAAAVKQIISSVQEDAAYPIAGLAAGRLLLPRQPAGILHGPRSPKYMTD; translated from the coding sequence ATGAAGTTCCGTCTACTGAAAGGCGTGGCCTGCGTGGCCCTCGCCGTGATGTTCGCAGGCTGTGCCGAGGTCAGGACTATCGACTACTCGGCCTTCAAGGAAAGCCGGCCGCGCTCGGTGGTGGTATTGCCACCGCTGAACGAGTCGCCGGATGTACAGGCGACGTACGGGCTGCTCTCCCAGGTCACGGTGCCGCTGGCGGAGGCGGGCTACTACGTGCTACCGGTGGCGCTGGTGGATGAGACCTTCCGGCAGAACGGCCTGACGGCGTCTGGGGATATCCATCAGGTGGAGCCTGCGAAGCTGAGGGAAATCTTCGGTGCGGATGCCGCACTGTATCTATCGGTCAAGGAGTACGGCACCAGTTACAAGCTGATCGCCAGCGAGACGGCGGTAACAGTCGGCGCCAGGTTGGTCGACACCAAGACCGGAGTCGCACTCTGGACGGGCAGCGCACGGGCTTCCAGCGAAGAGAACAACCAGAACAGCGGTGGTCTGGTGGGCATGCTGGTGGCGGCTGCGGTCAAGCAGATCATCAGCAGCGTACAGGAGGACGCGGCATACCCGATCGCAGGTCTGGCGGCCGGGCGTTTGCTGCTTCCCCGGCAACCTGCAGGCATCCTGCATGGGCCTAGATCGCCCAAGTACATGACCGACTAG
- a CDS encoding CsgG/HfaB family protein codes for MPPKVVSLMASSAVLFILAGCATETSRSLPIKQVESATRPYSGVRTPISVGKFDNRSSYMRGIFSDGVDRLGGQAKTILITHLQQSSRFNVLDRDNLAESRLEASITGEAQRLKGARYVVTGDVTEFGRKEVGDRQLFGILGRGKSQVAYAKVDLNIVDVSTSEVVYSTQGAGEYSLSNREVIGFGGTASYDSTLNGKVLDLAIREAVEALAKALDNSGSWATVAHQTGEVL; via the coding sequence ATGCCCCCGAAAGTAGTTTCACTCATGGCCAGTTCGGCCGTTCTTTTCATTCTGGCGGGATGCGCCACCGAAACGTCGAGATCACTGCCGATCAAGCAGGTCGAGAGTGCCACTCGACCTTACTCCGGAGTACGTACGCCTATCTCTGTAGGCAAGTTCGACAATCGTTCGAGCTATATGCGCGGGATATTCTCCGACGGTGTGGATCGCCTGGGTGGGCAGGCGAAGACCATCCTGATCACACATCTGCAGCAATCCAGCCGCTTCAATGTCCTGGACCGAGACAACCTCGCGGAAAGCCGGCTCGAAGCGTCGATCACGGGTGAGGCCCAGCGATTGAAGGGGGCTCGTTACGTGGTGACCGGGGATGTGACCGAGTTCGGCCGCAAGGAAGTCGGTGACCGCCAGCTGTTCGGCATTCTCGGGCGCGGCAAGTCCCAGGTGGCGTATGCCAAGGTCGACCTGAACATCGTCGATGTGTCCACGTCGGAAGTCGTCTATTCCACGCAGGGTGCTGGCGAGTACTCGTTGTCGAACCGCGAGGTCATCGGGTTCGGCGGCACGGCCAGTTACGACTCCACCCTGAACGGGAAGGTGCTGGATCTGGCCATCCGTGAAGCCGTCGAGGCGTTGGCGAAGGCATTGGACAATAGTGGCAGCTGGGCAACAGTGGCTCACCAGACAGGGGAGGTCCTGTGA